The following coding sequences are from one Delphinus delphis chromosome 19, mDelDel1.2, whole genome shotgun sequence window:
- the LOC132414565 gene encoding RAD52 motif-containing protein 1-like — protein sequence MVELVRFAVPVAGDKTLLVWELSSGPTAEALQHILCSVFSQFGLLYSVRVFPNAAVAGPGFYGIIKFYSARDAHRAQKACDQKQLFQTSPVKVRLGTSHKAVQHNTPALNCSRYQELANYYFGFHGWSKRIIKLQDLSNLEEREKEDLVTPLQKQSLKFFCALEVVLPSHECRSPGVGMAEEPLDKLEEAPLSFLMKRKVTQKLAIQKAMTDAFQKLLIVVLGKTFLIVLEVLQFQ from the exons ATGGTGGAGTTGGTACGTTTTGCGGTTCCCGTCGCGGGTGACAAAACCTTGCTGGTGTGGGAGCTGAGCTCTGGACCCACGGCCGAGGCCTTGCAA CA CATTCTGTGTTCAGTCTTCTCCCAGTTTGGCCTTCTGTATTCGGTCCGAGTCTTCCCAAACGCAGCAGTGGCCGGTCCTGGGTTCTATGGCATCATCAAGTTTTATTCAGCAAGGGATGCCCACAGAGCCCAAAAGGCATGTGACCAGAAGCAGCTTTTCCAGACATCTCCAGTGAAG GTTCGTCTCGGCACCAGTCATAAGGCGGTTCAACATAATACGCCTGCCCTAAACTGCTCCAGATACCAAGAATTGGCAAATTACTACTTTGGTTTCCATgggtggtcaaaaaggatcatcAAG CTTCAGGATCTTTCTAAccttgaagaaagggaaaaggaagatcTTGTGACACCACTTCAGAAGCAAAGCCTCAAGTTCTTTTGTGCTTTAGAGGTGGTGTTGCCCTCCCACGAGTGCAGGAGTCCCGGAGTTGGCATGGCTGAGGAACCTTTGGATAAGTTGGAGGAAGCTC CATTATCATTCCTTATGAAAAGGAAGGTAACCCAGAAGCTTGCTATTCAGAAGGCTATGACAGATGCATTCCAGAAACTGCTGATTGTGGTTTTAGGTAAGACCTTTCTGATTGTCCTTGAAGTACTTCAATTTCAGTGA